One Triticum dicoccoides isolate Atlit2015 ecotype Zavitan chromosome 5B, WEW_v2.0, whole genome shotgun sequence genomic window carries:
- the LOC119306966 gene encoding protein NRT1/ PTR FAMILY 2.11-like, translating to MDAPRQQQEEERKEKTKAVEAVSEEAGSSSSDTGDHGEEEAGAVHNHRGWKAMPYVIGNETFEKLGTIGTLSNMLVYLTTVYHMPSVNAATLLNVFSGTSNLATVFGAYVSDTYLGRYTTIAAATMSSFIGMLILTLTAAIHTLHPPACNASKGQHCEGPTGSQLAAILVSFFFLVIGAGGIRPCNLAFGADQFNPRTADGRRGIASFFNWYYFTFTVAMMLSATVIIYLQSNVNWALGLAVPAALMGLSCAVFFMGTRLYVRVRPEGSPFTSFAQVLVAAARKRHIRRARGDAELFDPPHHSKLVSKLAYTDQFVCLDKAAVRTPGDELCIDGKTPADPWRLCTVQQVEEVKCLARIIPVWSSGIVYFIVLTQLGTYVVLQAAQMDRRISKSSSFQIPQGSFVVFQMLALTMWIPVYDRFVVPALRRFTKREGGITLLQRIGVGLALSVATMVVSAAVEQRRRKIGSSMSCFWLVPQQLLAGLSEAFGAIGQIEFYYRQFPENMRSVAGALYFLGFAMASYASGLMVMVVHRATRGRGGQPDWLAQDLDEGRVDLFYLVTAAIATVNLVYFVICARWYRFKKSDDAGAGDVELDDDSPKKASAGLA from the exons ATGGACGCGCCTcggcagcagcaggaggaggagcgCAAGGAGAAGACGAAGGCGGTGGAGGCCGTCTCCGAGGAGGCCGGGTCGTCGTCCTCGGACACCGGCGACCAtggcgaggaggaggcgggcgCCGTCCACAACCACCGCGGATGGAAGGCCATGCCCTACGTCATAG GGAACGAGACGTTCGAGAAGCTCGGGACGATCGGCACGCTGTCAAACATGCTGGTGTACCTGACAACGGTGTACCACATGCCGAGCGTCAACGCCGCCACCCTCCTCAATGTATTCTCCGGCACCAGCAACCTCGCCACTGTCTTCGGCGCCTACGTGAGCGACACCTACCTCGGCCgctacaccaccatcgccgccgccaccatgtCCTCCTTCATAGGCATGCTCATCCTCACGCTCACGGCCGCTATCCACACCCTCCATCCTCCCGCGTGCAACGCGTCCAAGGGGCAACATTGTGAGGGTCCCACTGGCTCCCAGCTCGCCGCCATCCTAGTGTCCTTCTTCTTCCTAGTCATCGGTGCTGGAGGCATCCGGCCCTGCAACCTTGCCTTTGGGGCCGACCAGTTCAACCCACGCACTGCTGATGGTCGCCGCGGCATCGCCAGCTTCTTCAACTGGTACTACTTCACCTTCACAGTCGCCATGATGCTCTCGGCAACCGTCATCATCTACCTCCAGAGCAACGTtaattgggcgctagggctcgcagTGCCTGCCGCGCTCATGGGCCTCTCATGTGCCGTCTTCTTCATGGGCACACGCCTCTATGTCCGTGTACGCCCCGAGGGCAGCCCCTTCACAAGCTTCGCCCAagtcctcgtcgccgccgcccgcaAGCGCCACATCCGGCGAGCTCGCGGCGATGCCGAGCTGTTTGACCCACCGCACCATAGTAAGCTCGTCTCCAAGCTGGCATACACCGACCAGTTCGTGTGCCTTGATAAGGCAGCCGTGCGGACCCCCGGTGACGAGTTGTGCATCGACGGGAAGACACCGGCTGACCCGTGGCGGTTGTGCACGGTGCAACAGGTGGAGGAGGTCAAGTGCCTAGCGCGCATCATTCCGGTGTGGTCGTCGGGGATCGTCTACTTCATCGTGCTCACCCAGCTGGGCACCTATGTCGTGCTCCAGGCTGCGCAGATGGACCGCCGAATCAGCAAGTCCAGCAGCTTCCAGATCCCGCAGGGCTCCTTCGTCGTCTTCCAGATGCTCGCCCTCACGATGTGGATCCCTGTCTACGACCGATTCGTGGTGCCGGCCCTTCGCCGCTTCACAAAGCGCGAGGGCGGCATCACCCTGCTCCAACGGATCGGTGTCGGGTTGGCGTTGTCTGTGGCGACAATGGTGGTGTCAGCGGCTGTGGAGCAGCGACGACGAAAGATCGGCTCGTCGATGTCGTGCTTCTGGCTGGTGCCGCAGCAACTGCTGGCGGGCCTTTCGGAGGCGTTCGGCGCCATCGGGCAGATTGAGTTCTACTACCGGCAGTTCCCGGAGAACATGCGGAGCGTGGCGGGGGCGCTCTACTTCCTGGGGTTCGCGATGGCGAGCTACGCAAGCGGGCTGATGGTGATGGTGGTGCACCGGGCGACGCGCGGGCGGGGCGGTCAGCCTGACTGGCTGGCGCAGGACCTGGACGAGGGTAGGGTGGACCTGTTCTACCTGGTCACCGCCGCCATCGCCACCGTGAACCTCGTCTACTTTGTGATCTGCGCACGGTGGTACAGGTTCAAGAAGTCCGACGATGCCGGTGCCGGAGATGTTGAGCTCGACGACGACAGCCCGAAGAAGGCTAGTGCTGGTTTAGCTTAG